Part of the Virgibacillus natechei genome is shown below.
ATCCTGGGGGACTTAAGCTTACAAAAGCTATATTAGCGACAGAAAATTTAGATGAAAAGAAGTCCGTTCTTGATGTTGGTTGTGGAACCGGTCAAACCTCTGCATATATTCAGGAACAGTATCAATGTACGGTTACGTCATTAGATTCCAACAAGATAATGGTGGATAAGGCAAGACAGCGGTTCTTATCCTTACAATTACCAGTGGAAGTTATAGAGGGGAGCGCTGAGGCCCTCCCTTTTAATGAATCCGTATTTGATATGGTTCTTTCTGAATCCGTAGCATCATTTACAGATGCATCTTTAACTATTCCAGCGTTCAAAAGGATGCTCAAATCAGATGGTGTGTTGATTGTAGTGGAGATGGTACTTGAAAAGCCACTTATTGAAAAAGAAATGAAACCAATTGTTGATTTTTACGGTGTTCATCAGTTATTAACGGAATCCCAATGGTATGACAGATTCAAAAGAGTAGGTTTCACTCATATAGATATCCAGAAAGTTACGTTAGGAGATGGGGGAGAGGATCTGGAAAATGCTCCAGACTTTTCTGTATCTGAAAATATAGACGATGCATACTTTGAGATTCTCGAAAAACATGAACACTTAACGAAATTTTATAAGGATATATTAGGTTTTCGCATTTTTAAATGTTATTAGTGCCCTGATAAATATCATGTGAAGTCTTGTCACTTGTTCCAGATATCATTCAAAAGGGTGGTGAAAGGTTAATGACTATTAGAGTAGCTACTTATAGTGAAACACAAAAAATTTTAAAGTATGCTCCTGCTGTATTAAAAGAAGCTACGGTGGGTTATTATG
Proteins encoded:
- a CDS encoding class I SAM-dependent methyltransferase, with protein sequence MKHSYLDFLALFGVGGAHPGGLKLTKAILATENLDEKKSVLDVGCGTGQTSAYIQEQYQCTVTSLDSNKIMVDKARQRFLSLQLPVEVIEGSAEALPFNESVFDMVLSESVASFTDASLTIPAFKRMLKSDGVLIVVEMVLEKPLIEKEMKPIVDFYGVHQLLTESQWYDRFKRVGFTHIDIQKVTLGDGGEDLENAPDFSVSENIDDAYFEILEKHEHLTKFYKDILGFRIFKCY